The Burkholderia cepacia genome includes a region encoding these proteins:
- the rsmI gene encoding 16S rRNA (cytidine(1402)-2'-O)-methyltransferase, producing MTALLELAQTQHYPEAALYVVATPIGNTADITLRALHVLGLADRIAAEDTRNTGQLLARYGMSKPLVAVHEHNEREAAQRVIELLRGGERVAYVSDAGTPGISDPGARLVDAVRAAGFAVIPLPGASAAVTALSVAGDWAGAFTFAGFLPPKARQRATALQALAAHPYALVFYEAPHRIAETVAALADAFGPARRLLIARELTKLHEQLFQGTLAEGQTWLAGDANRQRGEFVLVVEGAPATSGEADDTAHDALLRLLLEEVPVKSAAKLAAALTGASRNALYARALALKDG from the coding sequence ATGACTGCCCTCCTCGAACTCGCGCAAACGCAGCACTACCCGGAAGCCGCGCTCTACGTGGTCGCCACGCCGATCGGCAACACCGCCGACATCACGCTGCGCGCGCTGCACGTGCTCGGCCTCGCCGACCGCATCGCGGCCGAAGACACCCGCAACACGGGCCAGCTGCTCGCCCGCTACGGGATGTCGAAGCCGCTCGTCGCCGTGCACGAGCACAACGAACGCGAAGCCGCGCAGCGCGTGATCGAACTGCTGCGCGGCGGCGAACGCGTGGCCTACGTATCGGACGCCGGCACGCCCGGCATCTCGGACCCCGGCGCGCGGCTCGTCGACGCGGTGCGCGCCGCCGGCTTCGCCGTGATCCCGCTGCCGGGCGCGAGCGCGGCGGTGACCGCGCTGAGCGTGGCCGGCGACTGGGCCGGCGCGTTCACGTTCGCGGGCTTCCTGCCGCCGAAGGCCAGGCAGCGCGCGACCGCGCTCCAGGCGCTCGCCGCGCACCCGTATGCGCTGGTGTTCTACGAGGCACCCCACCGGATCGCCGAAACCGTCGCCGCGCTCGCCGATGCATTCGGCCCCGCGCGCCGGCTGCTGATCGCGCGCGAACTCACCAAGCTACACGAGCAGCTGTTCCAGGGCACCCTGGCCGAAGGACAGACCTGGCTCGCCGGCGATGCGAACCGGCAGCGCGGCGAATTCGTGCTGGTCGTCGAAGGCGCACCGGCGACGAGCGGCGAAGCCGACGACACCGCGCACGACGCGCTGCTCAGGCTGCTGCTGGAAGAGGTGCCGGTGAAGAGTGCGGCGAAGCTCGCGGCCGCGCTGACGGGCGCGTCGCGCAACGCGCTGTATGCGCGTGCGCTCGCGCTGAAGGACGGTTGA